The sequence TTCGAATTATATTTGGCACCAGTTTGTCCCTTACATTAATCCCAACCTATGTTGTTTTGTGTCTTAATGTGTTCACAAAAACGTTCAATATCTCTAACACTTTTGGCTCCTTTTTGCAATAAATACAGTGTTTACGATGAACCACCACTAATGTTTCCTCAGACATCCACACAGTAACTTAAATACAGCAGCAccagaagaaaaacagcttaaaatgaaatgaaggcTTTACCCAGTTTTACATCGTTGGGGGATTGGAGGTCAATACTTATttttgcaccttttctattagatatgtgtaaattgtaaatttgtatattctgtaatgcaaaaacaaaaccaaagagcaaagtgtaccggagtcaaattccttgtttgtatgtacgaacttgtcaataaagttgattctgattctaaaaagATACAGTTTCTGTTTTGGCGAACTTTCACCAGCAGGTGGGGATAGACTCCAGGCTTTAATGCTACACCGTTTAAAGGAGCAGCATCCATTGAAACATGAGTGGCGCTAAAGAGTTTAAACTATGCTCAgctctggcttttttttttattgtttttcttcttctctaacACAATAAGTTAATACCGAGACAAGAACTAATTACAACTTCAAACCTtacttatttaatttacttttgtAAAGTTTGGATATTTTATCTTCCAGAGTCGTCTGTAACTAACACTAACCCTCTCCTAACCAGTAcgatttaaaatgtctttacatAACCCGGTTTAGTTCCAAGGTATGTTCACTTTGACGTGTCAGTTGAGTAATTGTGCGTGTGTTAATAGGTGACGCTGTGACGTATCTCATATACGCATCGCTCGTTTTGTATTACACGATTTGACCCGTGGGCGGGGTTGTTCCGATTCCCTACAGTTCACCATGAGCTGTACGGCGAACGCGATGACTCAAAACGAGCGAACCCAAAGCAGTTAGACAAGAAAACGCTGGAGACGTTTGGCGCGGCTGATAGACGACTACCTGCTGGCGGTGGAGCGGGAAAGATCGTCCGTCTGTGTCTGCTATTTTGTCTGGGGAGTTAGGAGTAACAGGTGCCGGCAGCTAGCTTTCAGTTTATTATCTCTGGAAAGACGTCTTATCGGAGCTTGCTTTACGCAAGCAGACGGAAATAGTTAGAAAATGCCTCCCATCGAAAATGACACCGGCAAAAATGCACTAAAGAGTCAGATACAGCAGTTGATTGACTCCAATCGAGTGGTGGTCTTCAGCAAAAGCTACTGTCCATATTGTGTCCAGGTAAGTATTTTACATTGTACCTAATTTAGTGAACCATGACGATCCCGGTCGGAAACGTAGAGATTTTCTCTTGCGAACTACACGGGATGGGCTCGGCCTAATTGCTGGAGCTTTGCCTCGATGCAGCAAACGGCCTCTGTCTCTTTAAGACCCAGCACAAACTTCATATAGTTTATCTGTAGGTTCACGTCTCTAAACGAGGTAGTTGATCTGAAACGGAGCTGGGGGGGTATGTTGCAAACACACTTGCCTTtatatgacaaaaaaacaactttagctTGCATAATATCTTGCCCTCGACATACTTGAAGTAATTTTCCCCTGAAGTTCACAGGCATGTCTAGTTGAAGTCAACTCTCCTCAGGTGTTTGTGACATCCCGGCGTATTACAAGTGTCACACCTTTACGTAAAGAGTTcttgcagataaaaaaaaatacttttggtaattataattaaaataaagagtGAAGAAAACATGCTGGTCCACAtttttctgaaaagtgtggcatgtatttgtattcggCTGCTCCTTTGCTACTATTACTGTCTTTTCGGGTGCTAAAGAGgcacatttttgcccattttcttTACAGATTAGCTTGTGTGCTGTGTAATTTGAGGGTAAGGGTCTATGAACTGCAGCTTGGGTTTTGCCACAAACTCTAAATACACAGGTGAACACACGCTTCCGCCTGTAGACACACACCTGCAAAACAAGCTAAAGTAGACTGAAGGTTTGTTAATACATTTCTAACAGATGGAGAGACATGCTTTCTGGTCACATGATCATTTCCTATGATAATAATTACAGTTTGAACCTTTTCTGAACAAGACACAACAGCCCAGACTCTCTAACCTTGCCAGCATCTTCATTCTTGTCAGGCAGATTCATCTAGAGGAATTGGACCACATTAAGTGGTCATGACATGGTCCTGGTAGCAGAGCCTAAAAATGTAGATTTAAATGAGTTCTTAGTCAGGTTTAGATCTTCTTTCCTCTCTGAAACAGTTCAGACTCTGGAGTAAACACCATCTGATGGCTTTCAGCCGTCTTATAGAAATATTAATCAAGGacactttaaaaatgacaagaatggaaaataaatacacagaATTGGTCAATCTCCTTCAGTCTTGCTGTAATTTGGAATATGTATAAAGTTGTGCTGAAGAAGACTCAAAATGTAAATATcaattcatttaattaaaactctgaaaataagagtacaataaatgaaaataaagccaTATCTTCTGTCTTCTGTGCAGTTTGTAGTTTTTCTGATGTTTGGAGCCTGTGAATTATAAAAATGAAACGGTTCTTTTtgtgaataaatataaatacgCAATGAAAATAAACCGAGCCATCTGGAAACATtgctataaaaatgttttgcatattgAAAAGGAAAATGTGTCAAATCTTTGCATAAGGAATTCATTATTGGTGATGTGAATCTGCTATGCTACCTTTGCAAATATAATTCCACATatagaatattttattataagGCAACAAATGGATTTTGGATCATTTCAAAGTtggttaaaacagtttttgtttgcaGGTGAAGAACCTGTTCAAGGAACTGAAAATCGAGTGTAATGTGATGGAGTTGGATCTCATGGGTAAGACTAAAGATTGTTTATTCTCACTTTGGTTTTGAGATGACACGGTTGACCTCTGCAGGGCTGACTTGAAACTGGCCACGTCTAAAATTCAGCTGCTAGCATACTAGATTCAGTAGATGAAGAAACATAACCCTGTTGGGTCAATTAAAGCCCATTTCCTGTTATCAAGTTTGAAACCACTCCCATGTTAACGCAGGCTGATGCTATGGTTACTGGTAGCAGCACACAGCGGGCAGCACCGACCAATCACCTGGGACACCGGGGAAGCGCGGACCAACAGAACTCGGTCATTGGGCTGTCTGTGTTCCTGAAGCTAACATTTAAATGGATAGTGTTAGCTTATGTCTGGGAGGTTTACTACTTCATTGTTGCAGATACAGGAGCTTTACATCAGTGTCGTCGTGTTAGCTTGTATCTAGCGTGTGGCATCATCCAGCATTTTGCTCTTTCCTGTCCGTCTGCCTCATAGGGAAACAACGCTTGTCGGCTGAAGACGGTTGCATGTTTGTTCGTTTTTTCTGGCCCTGTTTGGCTGAGTTGAACATTTCCAGCTGCAGCTCAGATCAAGAAAACTTTCTGCACTGTATTGTCAGTATTTCAGTACAGTCTTCAAACTttagaagctgctgcagagccttGGTAACCACATGCAATATAAAGAGTTAGTTGCATAAATCTGGAAAGGAATGTATGTAAAGGCATAAAGTTGATAACACATTAAGAAGTCAGGGGTTTTGTTGAGCCACTCGTGAATGTTGTATTTTGGATGAGGGTGTGGTCCTATGAGGAGCACCAGCTGCTGCACCATCAGCTGCTGCACCATCAGCTGCTGCAGGTAAAAAACAATGCTTAAGCTAAGGTAACTGCATTAACAATTAAagtatcttgttttatttattcctgaTTATGCTGAACATACCAAAGGAGACCAGAGTGGGGGTTGATAGACCTGCTAACTGCATTACTCTGCTGGAAACATACAAAATACACGCTAAGTTCAGCAAGAGCCTTCCTCCAAACTGggagaaatatttttatgtgcAAATATTAGTTTTAGCTGTTAGTTGAGAGACATTACAGCTGGCAATTATTTCTGTTCCATTCGTTTGTTCATCCAAGTCTAAAGCTCCTTCATGACACTTGAACAGCAAATGCTTTATTATTCAGTACATGTTGGTTAGATGTACATGTGTCTTCACTTACCTGTGGTGCTTAGTTCTGTTTTATtctctcctgttgtcttttctcaCATAAACTGTAGATAACAGCTGAAAAAAGCCAGCCGCTCTTGTTCACATTTGAATTGTTTCAGCAacataaaagaacattttgctttatttaggCCACGTTTGTAACTACAGTCACAGATGGAAGAATTGCGTAGGATATTTCAAAcagaggccctgtcccaatactcgcacttccaccctggAGTCCCTGAATTGTGCGTTcctgttgatgggttcgagtgcgtagtgtgtcccaatccTCCAGAggggtccttagccccgccccctttgtgccctcaatccacacTTTGGTGAAGCCCGCATCTAAGTGGACTGCGCCGAAGTATACTACCCACAATTCACAGTTGCAGTTCCgttgcagaggtgcaagtcgatgatgtaactcctactgtcccaattctccaattttgcagctTATAACCTGcacacttcaacccctacatgcacttgtacaaagtacacccTTCATAGaggggtgtagtgtgggtattgggacaggacCAGTATAAATCGAGTGTTCATCCCCAAACAGACTGCCTTTTAAATAAGCTGCCTTATCTTTTCATTCACTACTTGGCTTCAATGAATTCACGTCTCAAAAATGAGAGCTCAAGTTGAGTGTTTATGTCAACGTGTTCATGCAAAAACCTGAAGCATACAATTGATTGTTTTACAGGAACTGTTTGTCTCTTTGCAGCTTGTTAAGCTGATTGTTGTCTCCATCACAGCAAAGTGTTGCATTATTGCTCTGATCAAACATTATCTGGAATTTTAGCCCCTTTTCTGTGTGAAGTAGTCATTATGACATCAGCACAATATAAAACCTGAGGCTTTCTCTACAAGGTGACAGATCTGGTGGAGAAGAAGAGCTCCATGTTCTTCTGTTCTGAGTGTTTGGCATTTCATTGGCTCATGACGGAGACCTGGCGTCAGTACTGCACTCATACAATAACCCTTCTGTCCAGAGAATGGAACCAACTACCAGGAGATGTTGCTCGAGATGACTGGACAGAGAACCGTTCCTCAGGTCTTCATCAACAAGACGCATGTCGGTGGTTGTGACAAAACGATGCAGGTGAGGATCAAATGTCTTCGGTACATCTGATCTCATTGACTGACTTATTGTTTATTCCGTGTCCAAATTTTAAACGGTTCCTTTGTTTCTCAGCTCAGTTGGAAAGTCtaaccttttctctctcatACGACTCAGTGGGATATAAACAAGTAACTGGGCTGTAATGGTTAAATCTAGGTGTGATCTAATGGTTTTTGTACGATCGTTACATTTGACCTGCATTGTGTTGATGTTTGCCTCAGGCTCATAAAGACGGCAGCCTACAGCAGCTTCTCAGCGGAGAACCTGAAGCATATGACTACGACCTGATTGTCATCGGAGGAGGATCTGGAGGCCTGGCCTGCTCCAAGGTGATGTTCTGGTTTGTTTGCCGGGCAAATGTTTCAACAGTAACACTCCGTCTGTAACTCTGAAACCAAAGCTAAACTTGCAGTTCTCTTGTCATGTGACTTCTTGTGCTCAGCTCTTACGATTTCAAAGAGGATGgaaaatgtaaactttttaataaatacaaacttTACAACACAGTAGTGATAACATTGGGCCCACTGACTACAGGAAGCAGCCTTACTGGGGAAGAAGGTCATGGTGTTGGACTATGTCGTCCCCACACCAAAGGGAACCACCTGGGGTAAGCTGCGCTCTGAGCTAAACAATGAAATCTTGTCTGGTAGCCAGCATAAAGTCTGCATGATTGTTGCCTTTATCAGGTCTTGGTGGAACTTGCGTGAACGTTGGCTGTATTCCAAAGAAGCTGATGCACCAGACGGCTTTGTTGGCTACAGCAATCGGAGACGCACGGAAGTTTGGTTGGGAGTTAGGTGAATCAGGTGAGACTGCCGATCCCTGAGATCTTAACACCTGCTGGCTGTGTTACAGACAGTTTCTTCAGGAGGAACCTGTGTATAACCGAATGTCTGTCTgttctcagtgaaacacaactGGGAGACGATGACGACGGCAGTGAACAGTTATATTGGCTCACTGAACTGGGGCTACAGGGTGGCACTGAGAGATAAGAACGTCAACTATGTCAACGCTTACGCAGAGTTCATTGAACCCCACAAAATCAAGGTAAATGACCAATCTAAGGAAGCATTTTTACTATAGTATCTGTACCCCCTGACCTCAGCATTTTGACAcatcaaaaccacaaacttaattgtattttattggaattgtatgtgctagacaaacacaaagtagttcataCATAAGTTGGAAGGAAAATGCTGCATGTTTATTAAAATGTcaagaaataaaactttaaaattgttGCTGGCATAGGTATGCAGCCCAGTTTACCCTGGCatccctaaataaaaaccaCTGCAGCTTTTTGTGGTCAATTGAgaccttctgtgttttttgtttaagcTCAGTATAAATCTGGCTGTTCTGTgagggcctcagaggttttttggagaacattagtggacCAGAGGCATCATGGAGATCAAGGAGCACAACAGACAGGCTGTggtggatgcttttctttaggaggaacagggaagctacacagagatggatggagggatggatggaggacgGGCTactctggaagaaaacttgttgaaGGCTGCAGAAGTTGGAAAACCTGAGAAGAGACTCATCCTAAATAtccaaccagagctacaatggagtaGTTTAGATCAATGACTATTTGTCAGTCTGACCTTTTTAAAGATCAGACCTTCagtaagaatctgtggcagtaCTTAACATTTGATGTTCTAATGCACTTTGTTCCAATCTAAATttgagatactttgcaaagaagaatagtcAACCGTGAAGGTCTGTGGATGTAAAGCCAGCTGAGACATATCCTGCTAGACTTGAAGATAGATTTCATTCAACAAAGAATATACTCatgtggctgaatacaaattcatgccacacttttcagattcttgTGTAGttcactttctgttggtctgtcacttttttaaaaattgcatTAAAGCTTCTAGTTGAAGATATAAAGTCTCTTGGTTTAGCCCTGCTTCTAGAGGTTCCAGAACACATTCAGATGTGTCTTTTTGGTTGGTATGGAAAAACACTTCATTTTATCACAGGTAGCTTCCAAAGTACTTTAGTCAAATCGTTTTTTGTATCGTTtctgaaaacatgactgttttcATTGTGGATTTTCTACTTGGTTTCCAGCTTCACATCAGGCACATCTCAGACACTCTGAGAACAGAATCTTGAATTCAATCAGAGCTCTGAGCGTTTTCCTTTGTGTTCTGACAGGCAACAAACAAACGAGGAAAGGAGACGTTTTACACAGCAGCCAGATTTGTCCTGGCCACAGGCGAAAGGCCACGATACCTGGGAATCCCCGGAGACAAGGAGTACTGCATCACCAGGTAGACAGTCTGCCAATGTAAGGTCTCTGTGATCATGTACTGCACCACAGCAGCTAACACCTAGAGTTGAGTCCCACTGGGTGGCCGCTGtagggaatgcttttctttgtgCGTTTGCACGGCTCTAATCTCAGTAAGCATTATAGTAGGGTGGACTCCTCTGTTTGGATCCACTACTCCCCTATTTGTCAGGTTTTCCAAGGTGACTATGCTGTGGCTTAATGCTGCTTGCCTTAAAGTGGCTGAATCgactttaggttttaaaatgggAATATTTTCAGAGCTGGAAGCTGCTACAGCAGGATTTTTAATAAGTTACTTTGCATTAATGTTGTTATAAAACCTATTGCTCTGCAGAGTTCATTgaatgtccaaaaaaaaaaggaaatgtcttTTTAATCTGGTGTattaaatgtgatttaatgtgacagatcaacacattggTGCATAATTGAGAATGAAAGGAAATGAGATATGGTTGTATTGCTTCATGTAGTTTTGTGCACCAACCCCTCTGTTTGTCCACTAGTGATGACCTCTTCTCGTTGCCCTACTGCCCGGGGAAGACCCTGGTTATCGGAGCGTCATACGTGGCCCTGGAGTGCGGCGGCTTCCTGGCCGGCCTCGGCCTCGACGTCACCATCATGGTGCGCTCCATCCTGCTGAGGGGCTTCGATCAGGACATGGCTAACCGCGCCGGAGAACATATGGAGACACACGATGTCAAATTCATTCGCAGATTTGTTCCAACAAAGGTTTGTGTGTGCTTCCTGAAATGTTGACTAATCTGTGACCTGCGCCGCGTTCTCGGTTTAAAATATGTCACTCTTGTACTTTACGTAACAGAGTTGCAAAGTAGTTGctctgttgcagacgttttTACTGTGTGTAACTCTGAATTGCGCCATCCTTGAAGCCAAGTTTCTGGCGGTAGATAAACATTTGCTTCTGATTTGTGCCAGATTGAGGAGCTGGAAGCTGGCAGCCCCGGCAGGCTGAGGGTGACGGCTAAGTCCACAGAAACAGACGAGATCATCGAGGACGAGTACAACACGGTACATGGTTCTATTATCAGTTCATCCTGCAGCCAACCCTCCATCTGCAGCACATCAATGCTGCTGCTTCTTACCTGTCTGTTAGGACTGTTAAATGATGACGCCTGGAAATATGAACATGTCCTTGTTTATTGTTTCTTCTTTGATTCAATCTTTTCCTTGTTGTATAATGAATCTTTATCACAATTATTACAAAGGTTATTGTTCTGGATCTATTTTGATTCTCTGTGTAAACATGTTGAGTCTGCTTTTAGCAGCAGCACACAAGCCTTGCTGCATCTTAAGATGAAGGAAGTGATTTGTTACCTTTGTTCCTGCTCTTTTTACATTTGGCCTCTCCTGTGCAAATAAATCAGCAACACTGAGGACTTCTTGTCACTAACCAGGTTCTCTCTGTTCCTCAGGTGTT comes from Girardinichthys multiradiatus isolate DD_20200921_A chromosome 20, DD_fGirMul_XY1, whole genome shotgun sequence and encodes:
- the txnrd3 gene encoding thioredoxin reductase 3, translated to MPPIENDTGKNALKSQIQQLIDSNRVVVFSKSYCPYCVQVKNLFKELKIECNVMELDLMENGTNYQEMLLEMTGQRTVPQVFINKTHVGGCDKTMQAHKDGSLQQLLSGEPEAYDYDLIVIGGGSGGLACSKEAALLGKKVMVLDYVVPTPKGTTWGLGGTCVNVGCIPKKLMHQTALLATAIGDARKFGWELGESVKHNWETMTTAVNSYIGSLNWGYRVALRDKNVNYVNAYAEFIEPHKIKATNKRGKETFYTAARFVLATGERPRYLGIPGDKEYCITSDDLFSLPYCPGKTLVIGASYVALECGGFLAGLGLDVTIMVRSILLRGFDQDMANRAGEHMETHDVKFIRRFVPTKIEELEAGSPGRLRVTAKSTETDEIIEDEYNTVLIAVGRDACTDKIGLDKAGVKVNPKNGKIPVNDEEQTNVAHIYAIGDILEGKWELTPVAIQAGRLLARRLYSGSTVKCDYINVPTTVFTPLEYGACGLSEERATELYGQDNISVYHSLFWPLEFTVPGRDNNRCYAKIICNTLDNDRVIGFHYLGPNAGEVTQGFGVAMKCGATKEQLDTTIGIHPTCAEVFTTLQVTKKSGGDITQAGC